From the Bacteroidia bacterium genome, one window contains:
- the truA gene encoding tRNA pseudouridine(38-40) synthase TruA: MGDTEGQRFAMRIEYDGTDFVGWQIQNNGRSVQGELERALEQICGGNPRVHGSGRTDTGVHAEGQMAHVDLATRLSPVQLRNALNAELAEDVTVHDVSIAAADFHARHSASSRSYTYAIAHRRISIDRRRQWMLYAGFDHDAVRAAIPLLLGAHDFTTFSKYAPEQKHHYCYIFDARWESDGLRSLFHITANRFLHGMVRCIVGELARIGRGKCSPEDLAHLLAARDRTLAPMLAPAQGLVLREVRYDAGERALVTAVMNELRGSDAPDTESDS; this comes from the coding sequence ATGGGCGACACGGAAGGACAACGCTTCGCTATGCGTATCGAGTACGACGGTACGGACTTCGTCGGCTGGCAGATTCAGAACAACGGGCGCTCGGTGCAGGGCGAACTTGAACGGGCTCTCGAACAAATCTGTGGTGGAAATCCCCGCGTGCATGGTTCGGGAAGAACCGATACCGGCGTCCACGCGGAAGGACAGATGGCACATGTGGATCTCGCCACGCGTCTTTCACCCGTACAACTGCGAAACGCGCTCAATGCCGAACTCGCTGAAGACGTCACCGTTCACGACGTATCCATCGCAGCAGCGGATTTTCATGCCCGACATTCCGCTTCCTCGCGCTCGTACACCTACGCGATTGCACACAGACGTATCTCCATCGACCGTCGCAGGCAATGGATGCTGTATGCGGGTTTCGATCACGATGCCGTGCGTGCTGCGATTCCGCTCCTGCTGGGCGCGCATGACTTCACCACGTTTTCGAAATACGCCCCGGAGCAGAAGCATCACTACTGTTATATATTCGACGCGCGATGGGAAAGCGACGGATTGCGATCTCTTTTCCATATCACCGCAAACCGTTTTCTCCATGGTATGGTGCGCTGTATCGTCGGCGAACTCGCCCGCATCGGAAGAGGGAAATGTTCCCCCGAAGACCTCGCGCATCTCCTCGCCGCTCGCGACCGTACGCTGGCACCCATGCTCGCGCCCGCGCAAGGGCTGGTGCTGCGGGAGGTACGTTATGATGCGGGGGAACGCGCGCTCGTGACCGCCGTGATGAACGAGCTTCGCGGGTCGGACGCACCGGACACCGAATCAGATTCGTGA